The Cervus canadensis isolate Bull #8, Minnesota chromosome 29, ASM1932006v1, whole genome shotgun sequence genome includes a window with the following:
- the MYRF gene encoding myelin regulatory factor isoform X5: MDAPFGDPHLLRTITPETLCHVGVPSRLEHPPPPPAHLPGPPPPPPPPPHYPVLQRDLYMKAEPPMPPYAAMGQGLVPTDLHHGQQSQMLHQLLQQHGAELPPHPSKKRKHSESPPNTLNAQMLNGMIKQEPGTVTALPPHPARAPSPPWPPQGPLSPGPGSLPLSIARVQTPPWHPPGAPSPGLLQDSDSLSGSYLDPNYQSIKWQPHQQNKWATLYDANYKELPMLTYRVDADKGFNFSVGDDAFVCQKKNHFQVTVYIGMLGEPKYVKTPEGLKPLDCFYLKLHGVKLEALNQSINIEQSQSDRSKRPFNPVTVNLPPEQVTKVTVGRLHFSETTANNMRKKGKPNPDQRYFMLVVALQAHAQNQNYTLAAQISERIIVRASNPGQFESDSEVLWQRAQVPDTVFHHGRVGINTDRPDEALVVHGNVKVMGSLMHPSDLRAKEHVQEVDTTEQLKRISRMRLVHYRYKPEFAATAGIEAAAPETGVIAQEVKEILPEAVKDTGDVVFANGKTIENFLVVNKERIFMENVGAVKELCKLTDNLETRIDELERWSHKLAKLRRLDSLKSTGSSGAFSHAGSQFSRAGSVPHKKRPPKVASKSSSVVPDQACISQRFLQGTIVALVVVMAFSVVSMSTLYVLSLRTEEDLVESDGSFAVSTSCLLALLRPQHPGGSEAMCPCRSSQNFGTTQLRQSPVTTGVLGPQPSLLLGTTGPTRSAPAPALRTLDLCSTRPCPVICCSSPSPTPSTDPSLGPSFNPSPGLSPSPSPPTNRSGPSQMALLPVTNIRAKSWGLSANGIGYFKHPKSSNPVASPVVPFPGGQGKAKNGPSLGLHGRGRRSAPEPGLSPAQPTQAQGQPASLLADPVPSLTSIQVLENSMPITSQYCASEDACRPGNVTYHIPVSSSTPLHLRLTLQMNSSSPVSVVLCSLMSKEEPCEEGGFPQSLHAHQDTQGTSHQWPVTILSFRRFTYHFRVALLGQANCSAEAPVRPATDYYFHFYRLCD; encoded by the exons ATGGACGCACCCTTCGGCG ACCCCCATCTCCTGCGCACCATTACCCCCGAGACCCTCTGCCACGTGGGCGTGCCCTCCCGCCTGGAGCAcccgcccccacctccagcccaccTGCCAggccccccgccacccccgccgcccccaccgCACTACCCCGTCCTGCAGCGGGACCTGTACATGAAGGCCGAGCCTCCGATGCCCCCCTACGCCGCCATGGGGCAGGGGCTGGTGCCCACCGACCTCCACCACGGCCAGCAGTCCCAGATGCTCCACCAGCTGCTCCAGCAACACGGAGCTGA gctccccccacacccctccaAGAAGAGGAAGCACTCGGAATCACCTCCCAACACCCTCAACGCCCAGATGCTGAACGGAATGATCAAACAGGAGCCCGGGACTGTGACAGCCCTGCCCCCGCACCCAGCGCgagccccttccccaccctggcCTCCCCAGGGCCCGCTCTCACCCGGGCCTGGCTCCCTGCCCCTCAGCATTGCCCGGGTCCAGACGCCCCCTTGGCACCCACCAGGTGCCCCCTCACCAG gtctcctgcaggacAGTGACAGCCTCAGCGGCTCCTACCTGGACCCCAACTACCAGTCCATCAAGTGGCAACCACATCAGCAGAACAAGTGGGCAACACTGTACGACGCGAACTACAAGGAGCT GCCCATGCTCACCTACCGCGTGGACGCCGACAAGGGCTTCAACTTCTCGGTGGGCGACGACGCCTTCGTGTGCCAGAAGAAGAACCACTTCCAGGTGACGGTGTACATCGGCATGCTGGGCGAGCCCAAGTACGTCAAGACGCCTGAAGGCCTCAAGCCCCTGGACTGCTTCTACCTGAAGCTGCACGGAGTAAAG CTGGAGGCCCTGAACCAGTCCATCAACATCGAGCAGTCGCAGTCGGACCGAAGCAAGCGGCCCTTCAACCCCGTCAC GGTCAATCTGCCCCCCGAACAGGTCACGAAGGTGACTGTGGGGAGGCTGCACTTCAGCGAGACCACCGCCAACAACATGCGCAAGAAGGGCAAACCCAACCCCGACCAGAG GTACTTCATGCTGGTGGTGGCCCTCCAGGCCCACGCACAAAATCAGAACTACACGCTGGCCGCCCAGATCTCAGAGCGCATCATCGTCCGG GCCTCCAATCCAGGCCAGTTTGAGAGTGACAGCGAGGTGCTGTGGCAGCGGGCGCAGGTGCCGGACACGGTCTTCCACCATGGCCGTGTGGGCATTAACACGGACCGGCCGGATGAGGCGCTGGTGGTGCATGGCAACGTCAAGGTCATGGGCTCGCTCATGCACCCCTCTGACCTGCGGGCCAAGGAGCACGtgcaggag GTGGACACCACGGAGCAGCTGAAGAGGATTTCGCGCATGCGGCTGGTGCACTACAGGTACAAGCCGGAGTTTGCCGCCACTGCCGGCATCGAGGCCGCGGCGCCAGAAACCG GTGTCATCGCTCAGGAGGTGAAGGAGATCCTGCCCGAGGCCGTGAAGGACACGGGAGATGTGGTCTTTGCCAATGGGAAAACCATAGAGAACTTCCTGGTGGTGAACAAG GAGCGCATCTTCATGGAGAACGTGGGTGCCGTGAAGGAGCTGTGCAAACTGACAGACAACCTGGAGACGCGCATCGACGAGCTGGAGCGCTGGAGCCACAAGCTGGCCAAGCTGCGGCGTCTCGACAGCCTCAAGTCCACTGGCAGCTCGGGCGCCTTCAG CCATGCAGGGAGCCAGTTCAGCCGGGCGGGCAGCGTCCCCCACAAGAAGAGGCCCCCCAAGGTGGCCAGCAAG TCATCATCTGTGGTCCCAGACCAGGCCTGCATCAGCCAGCGCTTCCTGCAGGGAACCATCGTGGCCCTGGTGGTGGTCATGGCCTTCAG CGTGGTGTCCATGTCCACACTCTACGTGCTGAGCCTGCGCACTGAGGAGGACCTGGTGGAAAGTGATGG CTCTTTTGCCGTGTCTACTTCCTGTCTTCTGGCCCTGCTCCGGCCCCAGCACCCTGGGGGGAGTGAGGCCATGTGCCCATG CAGGTCCAGCCAGAACTTTGGGACCACTCAGCTCCGACAGTCCCCCGTGACCACTGGGGTGCTGGGCCCGCAGCCCTCTCTGCTGCTGG GTACCACCGGCCCGACCCGCTCAGCCCCAGCTCCAGCACTCCGCACCTTGGACCTGTGTTCTACCCGCCCCTGCCCGGTCATCTGCTGCTCCTCGCCCAGCCCTACCCCCTCCACCGACCCCAGTCTGGGCCCCAGCTTTAATCCCAGTCCTGGTCTCAGCCCTAGTCCCAGCCCCCCCACCAACCGCTCAG GCCCCAGCCAGATGGCCCTTCTGCCGGTCACCAACATCAGAGCCAAGTCCTGGGGCCTGTCAGCCAATGGCATTGGCTACTTCAAGCATCCAAAGAGCTCGAACCCCGTGGCCAGCCCTGTGGTCCCCTTCCCTGGGGGCCAGGGCAAAGCCAAGAACGGCCCCAGCCTTGGTCTCCATGGCCGGGGCCGCCGATCGGCTCCTGAGCCTGGCCTGAGCCCTGCTCAGCCCACTCAGGCCCAGGGTCAGCCAG CCTCTCTCCTTGCAGACCCAGTGCCATCCCTGACCTCCATCCAGGTGCTGGAGAATTCGATGCCCATTACTTCCCAGTACTGCGCTTCAGAGGATGCCTGCAG GCCTGGAAACGTCACCTACCACATCCCCGTCAGCAGCAGCACCCCCCTGCACCTCCGCCTGACCCTGCAGATGAA CTCCTCGTCCCCCGTGTCCGTGGTGCTGTGCAGCCTGATGTCAAAGGAGGAGCCGTGCGAAGAGGGGGGCTTTCCACAGAGCCTTCACGCCCATCAGGACACCCAG ggcaCCTCCCACCAGTGGCCAGTAACCATCCTGTCCTTCCGCAGATTCACCTACCACTTCCGGGTGGCATTGCTG GGTCAGGCCAACTGCAGCGCGGAGGCCCCGGTCCGGCCGGCCACGGACTACTACTTCCACTTCTACCGCCTGTGTGACTGA
- the MYRF gene encoding myelin regulatory factor isoform X3, which translates to MEVVDETEALQRFFEGHDINGALEPSNIDTSILEEYISKEDASDLCFPDISAPASAASYPHGQPAIPGSSGVHHLSPPGGGPSPGRHGALPPPSYSAPLNCNNNNGMGVAPKPFLGGSGPPIKAEPKAPYAPGTLPDSPPDSGSEAYSPQQVNDPHLLRTITPETLCHVGVPSRLEHPPPPPAHLPGPPPPPPPPPHYPVLQRDLYMKAEPPMPPYAAMGQGLVPTDLHHGQQSQMLHQLLQQHGAELPPHPSKKRKHSESPPNTLNAQMLNGMIKQEPGTVTALPPHPARAPSPPWPPQGPLSPGPGSLPLSIARVQTPPWHPPGAPSPGLLQDSDSLSGSYLDPNYQSIKWQPHQQNKWATLYDANYKELPMLTYRVDADKGFNFSVGDDAFVCQKKNHFQVTVYIGMLGEPKYVKTPEGLKPLDCFYLKLHGVKLEALNQSINIEQSQSDRSKRPFNPVTVNLPPEQVTKVTVGRLHFSETTANNMRKKGKPNPDQRYFMLVVALQAHAQNQNYTLAAQISERIIVRASNPGQFESDSEVLWQRAQVPDTVFHHGRVGINTDRPDEALVVHGNVKVMGSLMHPSDLRAKEHVQEVDTTEQLKRISRMRLVHYRYKPEFAATAGIEAAAPETGVIAQEVKEILPEAVKDTGDVVFANGKTIENFLVVNKERIFMENVGAVKELCKLTDNLETRIDELERWSHKLAKLRRLDSLKSTGSSGAFSHAGSQFSRAGSVPHKKRPPKVASKSSSVVPDQACISQRFLQGTIVALVVVMAFSVVSMSTLYVLSLRTEEDLVESDGSFAVSTSCLLALLRPQHPGGSEAMCPWSSQNFGTTQLRQSPVTTGVLGPQPSLLLGTTGPTRSAPAPALRTLDLCSTRPCPVICCSSPSPTPSTDPSLGPSFNPSPGLSPSPSPPTNRSGPSQMALLPVTNIRAKSWGLSANGIGYFKHPKSSNPVASPVVPFPGGQGKAKNGPSLGLHGRGRRSAPEPGLSPAQPTQAQGQPDPVPSLTSIQVLENSMPITSQYCASEDACRPGNVTYHIPVSSSTPLHLRLTLQMNSSSPVSVVLCSLMSKEEPCEEGGFPQSLHAHQDTQGTSHQWPVTILSFRRFTYHFRVALLGQANCSAEAPVRPATDYYFHFYRLCD; encoded by the exons GCCACGACATCAACGGCGCCCTGGAGCCCTCCAACATAGACACCAGCATCCTGGAGGAGTACATCAGCAAGGAGGATGCCTCTGACCT CTGCTTCCCTGACATCTCTGCTCCAGCCAGTGCGGCCTCCTACCCCCACGGGCAGCCAGCGATCCCCGGCTCCAGCGGGGTCCACCACCTGAGCCCCCCGGGGGGCGGACCCTCCCCGGGGCGCCATGGGGCCCTCCCACCCCCGAGCTACAGCGCCCCGCTCAACTGCAACAACAACAACGGCATGGGTGTTGCTCCCAAGCCTTTCCTGGGGGGTTCTGGGCCCCCCATCAAGGCAGAGCCCAAGGCTCCCTATGCCCCCGG CACCCTGCCAGACTCCCCCCCAGACTCGGGCTCCGAGGCCTACTCCCCCCAGCAGGTGAATG ACCCCCATCTCCTGCGCACCATTACCCCCGAGACCCTCTGCCACGTGGGCGTGCCCTCCCGCCTGGAGCAcccgcccccacctccagcccaccTGCCAggccccccgccacccccgccgcccccaccgCACTACCCCGTCCTGCAGCGGGACCTGTACATGAAGGCCGAGCCTCCGATGCCCCCCTACGCCGCCATGGGGCAGGGGCTGGTGCCCACCGACCTCCACCACGGCCAGCAGTCCCAGATGCTCCACCAGCTGCTCCAGCAACACGGAGCTGA gctccccccacacccctccaAGAAGAGGAAGCACTCGGAATCACCTCCCAACACCCTCAACGCCCAGATGCTGAACGGAATGATCAAACAGGAGCCCGGGACTGTGACAGCCCTGCCCCCGCACCCAGCGCgagccccttccccaccctggcCTCCCCAGGGCCCGCTCTCACCCGGGCCTGGCTCCCTGCCCCTCAGCATTGCCCGGGTCCAGACGCCCCCTTGGCACCCACCAGGTGCCCCCTCACCAG gtctcctgcaggacAGTGACAGCCTCAGCGGCTCCTACCTGGACCCCAACTACCAGTCCATCAAGTGGCAACCACATCAGCAGAACAAGTGGGCAACACTGTACGACGCGAACTACAAGGAGCT GCCCATGCTCACCTACCGCGTGGACGCCGACAAGGGCTTCAACTTCTCGGTGGGCGACGACGCCTTCGTGTGCCAGAAGAAGAACCACTTCCAGGTGACGGTGTACATCGGCATGCTGGGCGAGCCCAAGTACGTCAAGACGCCTGAAGGCCTCAAGCCCCTGGACTGCTTCTACCTGAAGCTGCACGGAGTAAAG CTGGAGGCCCTGAACCAGTCCATCAACATCGAGCAGTCGCAGTCGGACCGAAGCAAGCGGCCCTTCAACCCCGTCAC GGTCAATCTGCCCCCCGAACAGGTCACGAAGGTGACTGTGGGGAGGCTGCACTTCAGCGAGACCACCGCCAACAACATGCGCAAGAAGGGCAAACCCAACCCCGACCAGAG GTACTTCATGCTGGTGGTGGCCCTCCAGGCCCACGCACAAAATCAGAACTACACGCTGGCCGCCCAGATCTCAGAGCGCATCATCGTCCGG GCCTCCAATCCAGGCCAGTTTGAGAGTGACAGCGAGGTGCTGTGGCAGCGGGCGCAGGTGCCGGACACGGTCTTCCACCATGGCCGTGTGGGCATTAACACGGACCGGCCGGATGAGGCGCTGGTGGTGCATGGCAACGTCAAGGTCATGGGCTCGCTCATGCACCCCTCTGACCTGCGGGCCAAGGAGCACGtgcaggag GTGGACACCACGGAGCAGCTGAAGAGGATTTCGCGCATGCGGCTGGTGCACTACAGGTACAAGCCGGAGTTTGCCGCCACTGCCGGCATCGAGGCCGCGGCGCCAGAAACCG GTGTCATCGCTCAGGAGGTGAAGGAGATCCTGCCCGAGGCCGTGAAGGACACGGGAGATGTGGTCTTTGCCAATGGGAAAACCATAGAGAACTTCCTGGTGGTGAACAAG GAGCGCATCTTCATGGAGAACGTGGGTGCCGTGAAGGAGCTGTGCAAACTGACAGACAACCTGGAGACGCGCATCGACGAGCTGGAGCGCTGGAGCCACAAGCTGGCCAAGCTGCGGCGTCTCGACAGCCTCAAGTCCACTGGCAGCTCGGGCGCCTTCAG CCATGCAGGGAGCCAGTTCAGCCGGGCGGGCAGCGTCCCCCACAAGAAGAGGCCCCCCAAGGTGGCCAGCAAG TCATCATCTGTGGTCCCAGACCAGGCCTGCATCAGCCAGCGCTTCCTGCAGGGAACCATCGTGGCCCTGGTGGTGGTCATGGCCTTCAG CGTGGTGTCCATGTCCACACTCTACGTGCTGAGCCTGCGCACTGAGGAGGACCTGGTGGAAAGTGATGG CTCTTTTGCCGTGTCTACTTCCTGTCTTCTGGCCCTGCTCCGGCCCCAGCACCCTGGGGGGAGTGAGGCCATGTGCCCATG GTCCAGCCAGAACTTTGGGACCACTCAGCTCCGACAGTCCCCCGTGACCACTGGGGTGCTGGGCCCGCAGCCCTCTCTGCTGCTGG GTACCACCGGCCCGACCCGCTCAGCCCCAGCTCCAGCACTCCGCACCTTGGACCTGTGTTCTACCCGCCCCTGCCCGGTCATCTGCTGCTCCTCGCCCAGCCCTACCCCCTCCACCGACCCCAGTCTGGGCCCCAGCTTTAATCCCAGTCCTGGTCTCAGCCCTAGTCCCAGCCCCCCCACCAACCGCTCAG GCCCCAGCCAGATGGCCCTTCTGCCGGTCACCAACATCAGAGCCAAGTCCTGGGGCCTGTCAGCCAATGGCATTGGCTACTTCAAGCATCCAAAGAGCTCGAACCCCGTGGCCAGCCCTGTGGTCCCCTTCCCTGGGGGCCAGGGCAAAGCCAAGAACGGCCCCAGCCTTGGTCTCCATGGCCGGGGCCGCCGATCGGCTCCTGAGCCTGGCCTGAGCCCTGCTCAGCCCACTCAGGCCCAGGGTCAGCCAG ACCCAGTGCCATCCCTGACCTCCATCCAGGTGCTGGAGAATTCGATGCCCATTACTTCCCAGTACTGCGCTTCAGAGGATGCCTGCAG GCCTGGAAACGTCACCTACCACATCCCCGTCAGCAGCAGCACCCCCCTGCACCTCCGCCTGACCCTGCAGATGAA CTCCTCGTCCCCCGTGTCCGTGGTGCTGTGCAGCCTGATGTCAAAGGAGGAGCCGTGCGAAGAGGGGGGCTTTCCACAGAGCCTTCACGCCCATCAGGACACCCAG ggcaCCTCCCACCAGTGGCCAGTAACCATCCTGTCCTTCCGCAGATTCACCTACCACTTCCGGGTGGCATTGCTG GGTCAGGCCAACTGCAGCGCGGAGGCCCCGGTCCGGCCGGCCACGGACTACTACTTCCACTTCTACCGCCTGTGTGACTGA